A segment of the Solanum lycopersicum chromosome 9, SLM_r2.1 genome:
GGATATTTAgcaatcaaatattttatgcTGATTAACCATTTAGTTGAAGAGTATCTGATTTAGGTCAGAGAAAGACAGACTCgaattttttttacaagacAATATGAAGTTCATAATACTCTTCTATCCAATAATATTTGTCACTATTTCCTGTCAGGGATGTTCAACATACTGATGCCCTTCCAGATAAGATTTTCTCATCCCCAAATTAGCCTTAGACAAAACATGTACAGATTTTCAATTGAAGTGGGTATAACTGAGGGGGGAGGGGCCTTGGGAACTATTTTAGTTCTTACACTGAGTGAAAAAGCAAGAGATGCAGGAAAAGAAGAGATGGAGGAGCAGTCTCTGGTAGgagaaattattttgaaatagaaatgTAAGAACCTAACATAGATGTATCTGGAATTTAAATTTTCAGTGTAATGCTTCTTTTACTAATGACATTGATGTAATGTTGGAGTTTTTGGAATTACTGCAGTTTTAAGAGATTCACACCCAGCAAACTGTCTTTTACTAGTGCAGTACCATCTTGGgttcatattaataaaattatgccTTATCGAAGAAAAATAGGAGTTAAGAAGAAAATACTGCATGCAGTGTAAGATAATAAAACACATTCAGCTAAGAAGGGAGAGGgagggagagggagagagagagacgGGAGGTTTAAATAAGAGAAACATACAAAAGAAGTACCTTAAGGTAGTGAGCTAGGCTATGAGAAGTGATGATACAAAACAAAGTACAAGATGTTGGAAATTGTGTACAAAGTTTACAGTTTCCTTAAGTAGTCccaaactttttaagtttcctATGCAATAACTTCCGCACAGTATTATCTCATTCATTTATGTCCCTAACATGGAAAAAAACTATGtagctcggactcttcaaaaaaatCTATGAGAAAGTgtcagattctccaaaagtagtgtatttttggagaatctgaCATGGGTGCGGCATCGAAAGTGAAGAGTTTGCTCAACTTAGGAAAAAAATACCATATCACGTGAAGTTTTCAAACAGAGCACAAGTTCATGTTCCTGAGACAGACAGTACCAACTAAAGATCTGATCCGAGACTCATTGCTTCAAAACCTAGTTGATAACTCACAGGTCCATATCTTTCAGATCCAACATATATTCTTTTCTTGGGCATTAGAGAAAGCTCATCTATTATGCAGTAAAAAGCTACCATATGAATAGCTGTCGAAGAATAATTTCATCATCTGCTACCATGCATATAAGGATTGAGGAATCCACATGaaatcaaatacaaaaacaataagTTGACatgtgaataaataattaaaacatgcaaacacacataCATGCGCACGCACTCGGTTTCCAAGAAGAACCTTTCAGATCTCAAGTACTTAACAAAAATTAGACATCTACTGTCTCAAAAGAATTTCACAGCTTTACAACAATCAAAGTTAATTCAAGAATAAGAACAAAACACTTCTTTAAAATTGcttgagaaaagagaaaaaaaacaaaatgaatgaaaagatAGACACGTAAACAAACACAAAAGAGTGAGAAACTACATACCTTCTGATGCTTCTGGTTTATATCTAGCTGTTCGATATTTCTGCATTTCAGAAAAATGGTTCAAAACCatcaacaaagaaatacaaCAGGTCCATCTCTAAAAAGAATCAAATTGAGGACATGAGATAGCACAAACCTGCAAATGGCTTTTAACGTGATAGATGGTCAAACCCTCAACTTTCATCATTTTTAGCACCCCTTTGGGAGTAGCTCCTGCAGCTCATGTAAAATCACTGAGTCAGACAACAGTCTAATACTAAAACTCGGTTTATGATGCACAACAAGGAGAGCTTTATAAGAACTGATGCACACTAAGGAGAGTAATCACTTTCACTTCCACCAAGCTTGTTGACTGCTTCAACAAAGGCTTCATGAAGTTCTGGAGTCCAACGCATGCGCTGCTTTGTTGCAGCACTACTTGCAGGGGATGATACAGGAGCAATAGCTGAAGTTTCTACAGGCACAGGTGGGATTTGCTGTGATGCTTGGACTTGCTGCATTGGGAAATTCAAAGGTTGTTTTTCCTCCTGAAATTGCATCTTTGAACACACGACAAGATAAGAATGGGTCtccttttgttattttaacACTAATAAGATCGTACAAGAAGTAAATGAATGAGGATTAGAAATTCAGCAGTCAGTGCAGAATAAACTGACCTTCAGCTCCGAGTCGCCAATACTTGTATCAGCAATAATATCATTCCAATCAGAAGGTAGAGCATCTTCATCATTGAGTACAAGGTCGGCCCACTCCTGCCAATCGCTTTGTTTATTGCTAGAAGCTACCTGACTATTCTGGACAGGGTTATCCATCGAATAATCAAGGAAATTAGGCAGTGGATCTATACACCAGGGTTCATGGTTTTCATTCAAATATTGGCTTGATGCTGTGGACTGAAGAACTCCCGAATGAGGTAATTGGATCGATGTCTCACTATATGTTGACTGAGAAATGAAAGGTGCAGTTCCTGAATGCTTTTCCTGGGGTGAAACAGATGAGAACTGAAGATCGGCGGAAAATCCTGATGATGATGAGAACATAAGACCAACAGCCCCACTGTTGGAAGGCAAAGAAGAGACAACAGTTGCAGGATGTTGCTTGAGCTCCTTTCCCATCGAAGCCTGCTGCAAGTCAGGAAACTTAGGGTACTTTTCTCCAAGGGCTGTTGGAAATATAGACAGGGAAGAAGAAAGTGCCCCTGATGCACCACAATTACTGAGTTGACTTGCAACCACACTTTGAACAGACACAGCAGGACGTGCTTCCATTTGAACTTTGTGGATGAGTACAATACACTACTATATTCTCCTCAATTAGTATCTTCTAATTTCTTAGTAACCAGTGTCCAAGATTGATTCCTGCATCATCAgcatgacatcaaaatcaaaacacCAAGAACCTCAAAGATAAAACATACCAGTAACATACCTTGCATTTAGGATTATTAAACACACATGGTACTCATGACTGGACACAATTCCAAGGaaaaatatcaaagaaaaaataaccattttaaaaattaagtgctTAGCAACATGGATTATTATGAACAGAAACAACAAGCGCCCTACAACTAAAAAGGAGTATACGAGATATTTCTTGCCTTGTTATAGGAAAATTTAGATGGTTAAGCATAGTTCTGTCTATGTTGAAATTCCGCAAACACAGAAACTGCATGATGGATACATGCAAAACCCCACAAATGAAAGTTATCTGTCATTGTGACAGCTAAATTACAACCAAGCAATGAAATCAAGCATGACTTGCCAGTAAG
Coding sequences within it:
- the LOC101245990 gene encoding protein PHOSPHATE STARVATION RESPONSE 1-like isoform X1; translated protein: MEARPAVSVQSVVASQLSNCGASGALSSSLSIFPTALGEKYPKFPDLQQASMGKELKQHPATVVSSLPSNSGAVGLMFSSSSGFSADLQFSSVSPQEKHSGTAPFISQSTYSETSIQLPHSGVLQSTASSQYLNENHEPWCIDPLPNFLDYSMDNPVQNSQVASSNKQSDWQEWADLVLNDEDALPSDWNDIIADTSIGDSELKMQFQEEKQPLNFPMQQVQASQQIPPVPVETSAIAPVSSPASSAATKQRMRWTPELHEAFVEAVNKLGGSERATPKGVLKMMKVEGLTIYHVKSHLQKYRTARYKPEASEAGSSEKKQSSLDDLASLDLKTGIEITEALRLQMEVQKRLHEQLEIQRNLQLRIEEQGRYLQMMFEKQCKSMPGADLAKGSSSSTADDAFAQLSQVDTAKEVDHEKQKEREIEVLGDPETNITSTSDSPPLKRSKLDE
- the LOC101245990 gene encoding protein PHOSPHATE STARVATION RESPONSE 1-like isoform X2 encodes the protein MEARPAVSVQSVVASQLSNCGASGALSSSLSIFPTALGEKYPKFPDLQQASMGKELKQHPATVVSSLPSNSGAVGLMFSSSSGFSADLQFSSVSPQEKHSGTAPFISQSTYSETSIQLPHSGVLQSTASSQYLNENHEPWCIDPLPNFLDYSMDNPVQNSQVASSNKQSDWQEWADLVLNDEDALPSDWNDIIADTSIGDSELKEEKQPLNFPMQQVQASQQIPPVPVETSAIAPVSSPASSAATKQRMRWTPELHEAFVEAVNKLGGSERATPKGVLKMMKVEGLTIYHVKSHLQKYRTARYKPEASEAGSSEKKQSSLDDLASLDLKTGIEITEALRLQMEVQKRLHEQLEIQRNLQLRIEEQGRYLQMMFEKQCKSMPGADLAKGSSSSTADDAFAQLSQVDTAKEVDHEKQKEREIEVLGDPETNITSTSDSPPLKRSKLDE